In Acropora muricata isolate sample 2 chromosome 11, ASM3666990v1, whole genome shotgun sequence, one DNA window encodes the following:
- the LOC136891030 gene encoding ribonuclease kappa-like isoform X3, translating into MLMKRFCGPKLANCCLILSIWGIVMLFLLGIFFKTRSVALRDDISSKLEDKEGYNTSANNCFIAAGIYIGTLLLSAHQKWVNNRMGDTQKLIVT; encoded by the exons ATGTTGATGAAGCGATTTTGTGGCCCAAAACTTGCAAATTGCTGTTTAATTTTAAGTATATGGGGCATAGTAATGCTG TTCCTTTTAGGAATATTTTTCAAAACACGGAGTGTGGCACTTAGAGATGACATATCCAGTAAACTGGAGGACAAGGAAGGGTATAATACGTCAGCAAA CAATTGTTTCATAGCCGCGGGAATTTATATCGGTACACTACTTCTTTCTGCACATCAAAAATGGGTGAACAATCGAATGGGAGACACACAGAAGCT GATTGTGACATAG
- the LOC136891030 gene encoding ribonuclease kappa-like isoform X2 yields the protein MLMKRFCGPKLANCCLILSIWGIVMLFLLGIFFKTRSVALRDDISSKLEDKEGYNTSANNCFIAAGIYIGTLLLSAHQKWVNNRMGDTQKLMHT from the exons ATGTTGATGAAGCGATTTTGTGGCCCAAAACTTGCAAATTGCTGTTTAATTTTAAGTATATGGGGCATAGTAATGCTG TTCCTTTTAGGAATATTTTTCAAAACACGGAGTGTGGCACTTAGAGATGACATATCCAGTAAACTGGAGGACAAGGAAGGGTATAATACGTCAGCAAA CAATTGTTTCATAGCCGCGGGAATTTATATCGGTACACTACTTCTTTCTGCACATCAAAAATGGGTGAACAATCGAATGGGAGACACACAGAAGCT GATGCATACCTGA
- the LOC136891031 gene encoding uncharacterized protein isoform X2 — translation MGAIYSVLKDDSLSNRALVKVKQGLNTVKVSQYDANQVQREIDGALFDKWEEKCEVMESKGIPIENIHGFLDHLKEDFKGIDKEMRKKMDGIQWASEWSHNVMEFKYNAASDSHGQYVMIAFGKSKDGKFVDCMYCLYKLDFKVAPEKTITKKDHSVLWDLVKWQTVKEGVKEKELGVKLLKRIKNFFRYKALEGFYRQGLIDQINVVPSIEDVVDEI, via the exons atgggagCG ATATATTCAGTGCTGAAAGACGACAGCCTGAGTAACCGAGCTTTGGTCAAAGTGAAGCAAGGTCTTAACACTGTGAAAGTCTCTCAGTATGACGCGAATCAAGTGCAAAGGGAAATTGACGGCGCTCTATTTGACAAATGGGAAGAGAAGTGTGAG GTGATGGAATCCAAAGGAATTCCCATTGAGAATATCCACGGCTTCCTGGATCATCTTAAGGAGGATTTTAAGGGCATTGACAAagagatgagaaaaaaaatggacgGAATTCAGTGGGCAAGTGAATGGTCACATAACGTTATGGAATTCAAATACAACGCGGCAAGCGATTCTCATGGCCAGTACGTAATGATAGCGTTTGGAAAATCCAAAGATGGAAAGTTTGTAGACTGCATGTACTGCCTCTACAAGCTGGATTTCAAAGTCGCTCCTGAGAAAACCATCACCAAAAAAGACCATTCAGTCTTGTGGGATCTTGTCAAATGGCAAACCGTGAAAGAGGGAGTTAAGGAAAAAGAGCTTGGTGTGAAGTTGCTGAAGCGCATTAAGAATTTCTTCCGCTACAAGGCCCTGGAAGGCTTTTACCGGCAAGGCCTCATCGACCAAATTAATGTGGTACCATCCATTGAAGATGTGGTGGATGAGATCTAG
- the LOC136891030 gene encoding ribonuclease kappa-like isoform X1, translating into MLMKRFCGPKLANCCLILSIWGIVMLFLLGIFFKTRSVALRDDISSKLEDKEGYNTSANNCFIAAGIYIGTLLLSAHQKWVNNRMGDTQKLYIQA; encoded by the exons ATGTTGATGAAGCGATTTTGTGGCCCAAAACTTGCAAATTGCTGTTTAATTTTAAGTATATGGGGCATAGTAATGCTG TTCCTTTTAGGAATATTTTTCAAAACACGGAGTGTGGCACTTAGAGATGACATATCCAGTAAACTGGAGGACAAGGAAGGGTATAATACGTCAGCAAA CAATTGTTTCATAGCCGCGGGAATTTATATCGGTACACTACTTCTTTCTGCACATCAAAAATGGGTGAACAATCGAATGGGAGACACACAGAAGCT ttatatTCAAGCATAG
- the LOC136891031 gene encoding uncharacterized protein isoform X1, with protein sequence MAALSVSLVWCQSSHIVPFDLTGNETDKRRKGKIYSVLKDDSLSNRALVKVKQGLNTVKVSQYDANQVQREIDGALFDKWEEKCEVMESKGIPIENIHGFLDHLKEDFKGIDKEMRKKMDGIQWASEWSHNVMEFKYNAASDSHGQYVMIAFGKSKDGKFVDCMYCLYKLDFKVAPEKTITKKDHSVLWDLVKWQTVKEGVKEKELGVKLLKRIKNFFRYKALEGFYRQGLIDQINVVPSIEDVVDEI encoded by the exons ATGGCGGCCTTAAGTGTTTCACTTGTTTGGTGTCAATCCTCGCACATCGTGCCCTTTGATTTAACTGGCAATGAAACGGACAAGAGGAGAAAAGGAAAG ATATATTCAGTGCTGAAAGACGACAGCCTGAGTAACCGAGCTTTGGTCAAAGTGAAGCAAGGTCTTAACACTGTGAAAGTCTCTCAGTATGACGCGAATCAAGTGCAAAGGGAAATTGACGGCGCTCTATTTGACAAATGGGAAGAGAAGTGTGAG GTGATGGAATCCAAAGGAATTCCCATTGAGAATATCCACGGCTTCCTGGATCATCTTAAGGAGGATTTTAAGGGCATTGACAAagagatgagaaaaaaaatggacgGAATTCAGTGGGCAAGTGAATGGTCACATAACGTTATGGAATTCAAATACAACGCGGCAAGCGATTCTCATGGCCAGTACGTAATGATAGCGTTTGGAAAATCCAAAGATGGAAAGTTTGTAGACTGCATGTACTGCCTCTACAAGCTGGATTTCAAAGTCGCTCCTGAGAAAACCATCACCAAAAAAGACCATTCAGTCTTGTGGGATCTTGTCAAATGGCAAACCGTGAAAGAGGGAGTTAAGGAAAAAGAGCTTGGTGTGAAGTTGCTGAAGCGCATTAAGAATTTCTTCCGCTACAAGGCCCTGGAAGGCTTTTACCGGCAAGGCCTCATCGACCAAATTAATGTGGTACCATCCATTGAAGATGTGGTGGATGAGATCTAG